The genomic interval AGCGCCTCTGGTGAAATATCTGTTGCATAAACGGTCGCATGCGGCAGTTCAAGTGCGAGCGTAATGGCAATCACACCACTGCCAGTACCGATATCAACTAACGTGAGCGGTTTGCCGGAAGCGTTGTGGATAACCTTTTCCACAAGTTCCTCCGTTTCTGGCCTTGGAATGAGTGTATGTTCATTCACATGAAAATCCCGCCCGTAAAATGGTGCCATCCCGGTCAAATGCTCCAATGGGATACCGGTTTCGACATGCTGCTGAATCCCTTGCCAGAAACGCTCTAAAACGGCTTCCGGCACAACATCGTGCATCATGGTCAAAAAGGTTGTCCGCGTCACTTGCAGACAGTCCATCAGCAGCAATTCGGCAAATTTAGGCTCGCGGCCATTTTGTTCTAAAAAAAGAGAAGCCCGGCGTAGGACTTCATACTGTTGCACATCTTTTTCCATGGTTATTCACCAATTTCATCCAGTTTTTTTGCCTGTTCTTCCAAAAGCAGCGCGTCGATAAATTCATCCAGTTTGCCCTCCATCACCTGATCAAGCTTCTGGATCGTCAAACCGATACGATGATCAGTGACGCGAGACTGCGGAAAATTGTACGTACGAATACGTTCGGAGCGGTCACCGGTACCGACAGCCGATTTACGGTTCTCGTCAATCTCCGCCTGCGCTTCCTTCTGGTACATGTCATAAATACGCGCACGAAGCACTTTCATCGCTTTTTCCTTGTTTTTGATCTGGGATTTCTCATCCTGGCAGGAAACGACGATACCGGTTGGCTCGTGAGTCAAGCGCACTGCGGACATTGTCGTATTGACGCTTTGCCCCCCGGGACCGCTTGATGCGAACGTGTCGACGCGGATGTCTTTTTCATTGATGTCCACTTCCACATCTTCCGCTTCCGGCAAAACGGCAACCGTGGCAGTAGATGTGTGGATGCGGCCGCCGGATTCCGTTTCCGGGACACGCTGCACGCGATGGGCGCCATTTTCATATTTCAGCTTGGAATAGGCTCCTGTACCATTGACCATAAAAATGATTTCCTTGTAGCCGCCGACACCGGTCGTGTGCGCTTCAACGACATCAATTTTCCACCCTTGTGCCTCGGCATACTTGGCATACATGCGGTAAAGATCGCCGGCAAACAGCGCCGCTTCGTCACCACCGGCAGCCCCACGAACTTCCATGAACACGTTCTTATCGTCATTCGGGTCTTTTGGCAGAAGCAAGAGCCGAAGCCGTTCCTCCAATTTCTCCTTCTCATTGGTTAGCTCTTCAATCTCAGCTTTAGCCATGTCTTTCATTTCATCATCTGATTCGTCTTCCAACATTTCCTTCGCATCGTCCAGCTGCTGAGTCACTTCTTTATACTGTCCGTACGCCTGAACGACTTCCTCCAGATCAGATTGTTCCTTGGAATATTCACGCAGTTTAGTTGTATCATTGATTACTTCCGGATCACTGAGCAATTCATTCAATTTATTGTAACGATCTTCCAATGATTGTAAACGATCTAACACAACGGTCACCTCTTTTCGATTAACATTCTAATTATAATATACGCGGGTTGGCAGGTCAAAGTTATGACAACTTAGGAGTGAGTCAAGTTTTTGCGGGAAGTTTCTCTCGACTATAGTTAGTATCTTACGCGCAGCACGGATCGGGAAGCGAAAGTCGCGCGACAGTCGGGTGAGTTGCACGGACCGGGGCAAAACCCGCGTGAAAATCGAGAAGCTCGCGCGGGGCGAGCCGAATCTCACGCAAAAATCAAGAAAGTCGCGTGGACCAGTGTTCCTGTCCCCGCGGTTCTTCTTTGGGCTTGTTCGGGACGTCATGATGGTGGCGGCATCTTGGTTCATATGATTCTGATGCTCCGACGAGTATGACCGGGTCGTCATAGGAAGCGGGCTTTCCATTAATCAGCCGCTGCGTACGGCTTGCGGGAGATCCGCAAATCGGACAGATGGCGTTTAATTTGGAGACAGACTCGCTCTGGGCCATGAGTTTTGGCATTGGGCCGAATGGCTCACCGCGAAAGTTGGTATCTAATCCTGCAATGATCACGCGAGTCCCTTTATTCGCCAGGTAATCAACAACAGCGGTTATCTTCTCATCAAAAAATTGTACCTCATCGATTCCGACGACATCAATATGCTGTTCGCCAAGGCTGTCAAGCAATTCCGCGGCATTTTTCGCAGGACGTGCAATAATTGACGTACCATTGTGGGAAACGACGGACTCATCAGCAAATCTGTCGTCAATAGCCGGTTTAAATACCCTGACTGACAAATTTCCATACGTTGCACGACGTACTCGCCGGATGAGTTCTTCCGATTTTCCGGAGAACATGCTGCCACAAATTACTTCTACCCAGCCGCTTTGTTTCATAACGTACATGTCGGGATCTCCCTTCAAGGTTGTAATTCTATTATGTAGCAATGGCTTGCTATTATTTTTATTCGATATCAATTAGGAGGGTTCGCTAATGTTAAACATATCTTCGGGCGTAAAAGTGAAAAAACAGGCAACAATAGTTACATTGCCTGTTTTTCCTCTAAGAGACGTATGCTGACCGGTCGGCTTCACTTTTTAATCAATCCAGCTTCCCGGGCTAGCGGCTCAGCTTTTTACTCAATCTAGCTTCGGCTCCCAGGGGCTAGTAGACTTCCTTCACCTCCGTACGATAAGTCAACAACGGCTCGCTATCGCTCGCCGTGTTTCCTTTATCTCCTACGGCGAACTCCAGTCTATACGCCCCTAAACGGTCGCCTCAGCTTTTTAATCAATCCAGCTTCCCGGGCTAGCGGCTCGTGTCGTAAGCAATAACCCCTTCGAACGGAAAAACCGCCGTTCTACGGGTTTCTTGCTTACGCATGTCGCCGCTGACCAAGCCCGCTCAGCTTTTTAACTTAATCCAGTTCCGCCTCCCAGGGGCTCGTGTCATAAGCAATGGACACTTCAAACACCAAAACCGGGCGTTTTACGGTCCCTTGCTTATGCAGTCGCCCCTAAACGGTCGGCTTCACTTTTTAACTTACTTCATATTATATTTTTTCTTGAAGCGGTCTACGCGTCCGCCGACTTTATCCGCTTTTTGTTTTCCGGTGTAGAATGGGTGTGATGCTGAGCTGATCTCAGTACGAATTAATGGGTATGTGTTGCCATCTTCCCATTCAATGGTTTCCTCAGAAGTTTGTGTTGAACCGCTTAGGAATTTAAAGTCTGAGCTTGTATCCAAAAACACAACTTTTCTGTACTCCGGATGGATGTCTTTTTTCATAGTTTTTCCACTCCTTCTTGCCCTGTAACCTTTGGAAACAGAGTTATTGTAAGAGGTGACAGGCAGTATACCTTATCCAAACTCACATAAAAAGATTATAACAGTGGAGCGTTATGATTGCAATAGCAAACAATTCCTTGCACTTGCTTAACGTTCCATCTTTTTGCGTTTCATTTCTTCTTCCATCTGCTGAAGAAATTCAGCGTTGTTTTTCGTAGCACGTAACCGTTTCAAGAAGCGGTCAAGAAAGTTATTAGAATCCTGCATCGTCTTGCGGATTGCCCACATTTTATCAAGATGATATTTGGAAACGAGCAGTTCTTCTTTTCGTGTTCCGGATTTCAGGATATCGATAGAAGGGAAAATCCGGCGCTCGGCAAGGTTGCGATCCAGATGCAATTCCATATTTCCGGTTCCTTTAAATTCTTCATATACAACGTCATCCATGCGTGAGCCTGTATCCACCAGCGCTGTTGCCAGGACGGTGAAACTTCCGCCTTCTTCAATATTTCTAGCCGCACCAAAGAAACGTTTCGGACGGTGGAAGGCTGCCGGGTCAATACCCCCGGAAAGTGTCCGGCCACTTGGCGGAATAACAAGGTTGTATGCACGGGCAAGCCGGGTGATACTGTCCATCAGCACGATGACATCGCGTTTATGTTCAACGAGACGCATCGCCCGTTCCAATACTAGCTCGGATACTTTAATATGACTTTCCGGTACCTCATCGAATGTGGAGCTGACGACATCTACATCTTCATGGACCGAGCGCTCGATATCCGTGACTTCTTCCGGGCGCTCGTCTACTAGCAAGATAATCAGTTTAGCATCCGGATGATTGATGGAAATACTATTGGCAATTTGTTTCAAAAGCATCGTTTTTCCGGCTTTTGGCGGTGCAACGATGAGTCCACGCTGACCGAAGCCAATCGGGGTCATTAAATCGATAATACGGGTCGATAAATTTTTTGTTTCTCGCTCTAGCTGCATGAATCGATCGGGATAAAGTGCTGTGAGCGCAGGAAAGTGCACCCGTTCTTTGGCCGTTTCCGGGTCTTCCCCATTCACCGCATCAACGTGCAATAGCCCGTAATAACGTTCATTTTCTTTTGGCGGTCTTACTTTCCCGGATACTTTATCACCGTTACGCAAATCGAAACGGCGGATCTGTGAAGCAGAAATGTAAATGTCTTCAGCACTTGGAGAATAATTGATTGGTCTGAGGAAGCCGAATCCTTCTGATGGAATAATTTCCAGTATTCCATCCATAAACAAGAAGCCGTCTTTTTCCGCTTGTGCTTTTAGTATAGCGAAAATAAGTTCCCGCTTTGTCAGTTTTGCATAATATGAGACTTTATATTCCCTTGCCTGGGCGTAGAGTTCCTTTAGTGTCAGCGTCTCTAGCTGGGAAATGCTTAATGATGCCATTCAATTCACCACACCTATTTATTTTTTTCCATCTATTTATAAATACTATGAATAATCGATAGTTTGTCCACATTTGTCTTTCGTTTTAACTACTCCATGTAGCCGACGTCCGATGTTTCTTTTTGTATCTTTACTGGCAGGTTTCAGGCGCATGCGCGCTTAAGTGGCGGCTATTTGGGGTTTTGGGCTGTTGGATCCCTCCCCAATTATTGCTACCTGAAAATATAAAAGAAATGAAGAGTTGTCGGAAGTAGAATTGAAGTTTGCCTATCTCTATATAATAACCATAGACTGCTATGAATAAACATCTACCATGATACCCTTTTATAAGTCAATAATCAACTCTATTTCAAAAATTTCATGAGAAAACAATCATGTTCAGAGAGGAGGTGTGTTCGAAAGTATTTTTACAGGAAGGGAGCCGAGTGAGTGACTCCCTTCCTAGTCTGTTTCCAAGTGTTGCAGAAGTCCCGGAGCAGGCTTATTCATAAAATCTATGTCAGTTGTTTTGCTTATGGCTCCATGACGAGATTTGGCTTTTTCTTCAGGCTGTGTTTACCGTCAATAAAACGAACTGTTCCGCTTTTCGCACGCATGACAACGGTTTGGGTTGTTACTTTCTCGCCTTTAAATTGGACCCCTTGCAGCAATTCACCGTCTGTTACACCGGTTGCAGCAAAGATAGCATCATCACCGCTACAGAAGTCATCCATGTAATAAACTTTTTCCAAATCAGCAATGCCCATTTGGCTGCAGCGGGCAATATCTTCTTCGTTTGCCGGCATTAATTTTCCTTGTATTTCCCCACCGAGGCATTTCAGCGCAACGGCACTAAGAACACCCTCAGGAGCGCCACCGATGCCCATTAGAACATCAACACCGGTATCATCAAACGCGGTATTCATTGCCGCGGCTACATCGCCATCCGAAATCAATTTAATCCGCGCTCCGGCAGACCGGATTTCTTCAATTAATTCCGTATGCCGTGGCCGATTGAGGACAATTACCACCAGGTCCTCCATTGATTTATTACGGGCTTTAGCTACTGCTTCGAGATTGTCTTTTACTGGTGCATTAATATCGATTTTGCCAACGGACTCTTTTCCGACAGCGATTTTCTTCATATGCATATCAGGCGCGTGCAGCAGATTTTTTTCATCTGCAATTGCGATAACTGCCAGGGCATT from Lentibacillus cibarius carries:
- the prmC gene encoding peptide chain release factor N(5)-glutamine methyltransferase, yielding MEKDVQQYEVLRRASLFLEQNGREPKFAELLLMDCLQVTRTTFLTMMHDVVPEAVLERFWQGIQQHVETGIPLEHLTGMAPFYGRDFHVNEHTLIPRPETEELVEKVIHNASGKPLTLVDIGTGSGVIAITLALELPHATVYATDISPEALHVARENADKLGVDVTFLHGDGLAPLINENIRPDILVSNPPYIAASEKDQLADTVKNFDPELALFAADDGLAAYKQIIADLTQVINRPGHVFLEIGHEQGTAVKDLLHQAIPESTITILPDINRKNRIVHACIPDQ
- the prfA gene encoding peptide chain release factor 1, with product MLDRLQSLEDRYNKLNELLSDPEVINDTTKLREYSKEQSDLEEVVQAYGQYKEVTQQLDDAKEMLEDESDDEMKDMAKAEIEELTNEKEKLEERLRLLLLPKDPNDDKNVFMEVRGAAGGDEAALFAGDLYRMYAKYAEAQGWKIDVVEAHTTGVGGYKEIIFMVNGTGAYSKLKYENGAHRVQRVPETESGGRIHTSTATVAVLPEAEDVEVDINEKDIRVDTFASSGPGGQSVNTTMSAVRLTHEPTGIVVSCQDEKSQIKNKEKAMKVLRARIYDMYQKEAQAEIDENRKSAVGTGDRSERIRTYNFPQSRVTDHRIGLTIQKLDQVMEGKLDEFIDALLLEEQAKKLDEIGE
- a CDS encoding thymidine kinase, translated to MYVMKQSGWVEVICGSMFSGKSEELIRRVRRATYGNLSVRVFKPAIDDRFADESVVSHNGTSIIARPAKNAAELLDSLGEQHIDVVGIDEVQFFDEKITAVVDYLANKGTRVIIAGLDTNFRGEPFGPMPKLMAQSESVSKLNAICPICGSPASRTQRLINGKPASYDDPVILVGASESYEPRCRHHHDVPNKPKEEPRGQEHWSTRLS
- a CDS encoding type B 50S ribosomal protein L31 — protein: MKKDIHPEYRKVVFLDTSSDFKFLSGSTQTSEETIEWEDGNTYPLIRTEISSASHPFYTGKQKADKVGGRVDRFKKKYNMK
- the rho gene encoding transcription termination factor Rho; translation: MASLSISQLETLTLKELYAQAREYKVSYYAKLTKRELIFAILKAQAEKDGFLFMDGILEIIPSEGFGFLRPINYSPSAEDIYISASQIRRFDLRNGDKVSGKVRPPKENERYYGLLHVDAVNGEDPETAKERVHFPALTALYPDRFMQLERETKNLSTRIIDLMTPIGFGQRGLIVAPPKAGKTMLLKQIANSISINHPDAKLIILLVDERPEEVTDIERSVHEDVDVVSSTFDEVPESHIKVSELVLERAMRLVEHKRDVIVLMDSITRLARAYNLVIPPSGRTLSGGIDPAAFHRPKRFFGAARNIEEGGSFTVLATALVDTGSRMDDVVYEEFKGTGNMELHLDRNLAERRIFPSIDILKSGTRKEELLVSKYHLDKMWAIRKTMQDSNNFLDRFLKRLRATKNNAEFLQQMEEEMKRKKMER
- the glpX gene encoding class II fructose-bisphosphatase — protein: MERSLSMELVRVTEAAAQSSARWMGLGKKNEADDAATSAMRSVFDTIPMQGTVVIGEGEKDEAPMLYIGENLGTGSGPKVDVAVDPLEGTNIVAQGTWNALAVIAIADEKNLLHAPDMHMKKIAVGKESVGKIDINAPVKDNLEAVAKARNKSMEDLVVIVLNRPRHTELIEEIRSAGARIKLISDGDVAAAMNTAFDDTGVDVLMGIGGAPEGVLSAVALKCLGGEIQGKLMPANEEDIARCSQMGIADLEKVYYMDDFCSGDDAIFAATGVTDGELLQGVQFKGEKVTTQTVVMRAKSGTVRFIDGKHSLKKKPNLVMEP